Proteins found in one Sphingomonas sp. SORGH_AS_0879 genomic segment:
- a CDS encoding TonB-dependent receptor has translation MTVRPVASADAARSFLKLGVSTLALIVAAPVCAQSVAVVPAPNSGTADTAAQQAQDNAEPGDIVVTGFRAALENAVAEKKNRDLVVESVSAEDIGKLPDASIAESIARLPGVTSQRVNGRSNAISIRGFAPDFSTTLLNGREQTSTGDNRAVEYDQYPAEVVNQVLIYKTANAALIGQGLSGTVDLKTIRPLDYGKRVFSVGARGTYADIGKLNAGSKDFGYRASATYVDQFADDTIGVALSASYLNEPYQIQEGNAWGYAPVTVNGASANVIGGSKSYVTSTTLKRLGLSGTLQWKMSDTFTSTLDGFYSDFNDDQIKRGIELPLQWGANPSLTNAVVNNGLVTSGTFSGVEGVVRNDSFQRKAKLYSFGYNGKYKGDDGWSAFVDLSYSRTDRDEVTLETYSGTGYGQGNGATDTLGFTTGRTGTVFQPTLNYSDPNLIQLTDPLGWGGTTRQAGYYNDRKVTDEIKQYRVEIEREVETPIVHAIRFGLNYTDHAKSLAPNEAFVTLPGGATIAPLPQQYRQTPTDLTYLGLGPMLSYDPRALLAGGVYTLTPNTSPDVPAKAYTTTEHLMTAYLQADLRAQIGAAELTGNIGVQAVGTEQKSRGLVYNGTGFNTIVQGDDYWDILPSANLSLRLPSDWVFRVAAARQMMRPRFDDMRVALSYGFDTAQGIISGNGGNPFLRPIRSNSYDVTIEKYFGTRGYLAAQGFYKDLKSFVYNLEQPYDYTGLPLPASLPVGIPLQGRITRPINGTGGTIYGVELAGTLPLGQVVGFLDGFGLTGGGSYTKTEITPTPGGEPEDIPGYSRWVANGTAFFEKWGLNIRGSVRYRSTFVGELSGFGANRVRRRAIDETIVDGQIGYDFQDGTFKGLSLFVQGQNLTDTPFVTTNGGQRDQVIDYQSYGRRFLAGFTYRF, from the coding sequence ATGACGGTTCGCCCTGTGGCGTCGGCCGATGCCGCGCGCTCGTTCCTGAAGCTCGGCGTCAGCACGCTCGCCCTGATCGTCGCCGCGCCGGTATGTGCGCAAAGCGTCGCGGTCGTACCCGCGCCGAACAGCGGCACCGCGGACACCGCCGCCCAGCAAGCGCAGGACAATGCCGAACCCGGCGATATCGTCGTCACCGGCTTTCGCGCCGCGCTGGAAAATGCCGTCGCTGAGAAGAAGAACCGCGACCTGGTCGTCGAATCCGTCTCGGCCGAGGATATCGGCAAGCTTCCCGACGCCTCGATCGCCGAGTCCATCGCCCGCCTGCCCGGCGTGACGTCGCAGCGGGTCAATGGCCGCTCCAACGCCATCTCGATCCGCGGCTTCGCCCCCGACTTCTCCACGACGCTATTGAACGGTCGCGAGCAGACCTCGACCGGCGACAACCGTGCGGTCGAATATGACCAGTATCCGGCGGAAGTCGTCAACCAGGTGCTGATCTACAAGACCGCCAATGCCGCGCTGATCGGCCAGGGCCTGTCGGGCACGGTCGACCTGAAGACGATCCGCCCGCTCGACTATGGCAAGCGCGTCTTCTCGGTCGGCGCGCGTGGCACCTATGCCGATATCGGCAAGCTGAACGCGGGGTCGAAGGACTTCGGCTATCGCGCCTCGGCCACCTATGTCGACCAGTTCGCGGACGACACGATCGGCGTCGCGCTGTCGGCCAGCTATCTCAACGAACCATACCAGATTCAGGAAGGCAATGCCTGGGGCTATGCGCCGGTCACGGTGAACGGCGCGTCGGCCAACGTCATCGGCGGATCCAAATCCTATGTCACCTCGACCACGCTGAAGCGCCTGGGCCTTTCGGGCACGCTCCAGTGGAAAATGAGCGACACCTTCACCAGCACGCTCGACGGCTTCTATTCCGACTTCAACGACGACCAGATCAAGCGCGGCATCGAACTGCCGCTGCAATGGGGCGCCAATCCGTCGCTGACCAACGCGGTGGTCAATAACGGCCTGGTCACATCGGGCACGTTCAGCGGTGTCGAGGGCGTGGTCCGCAACGACTCGTTCCAGCGCAAGGCCAAGCTCTATTCGTTCGGCTATAACGGCAAGTATAAGGGCGATGACGGCTGGAGCGCATTCGTCGACCTCAGCTATTCGCGCACCGACCGCGACGAGGTGACGCTGGAGACCTATAGCGGTACCGGCTACGGCCAGGGCAATGGCGCGACCGACACGCTGGGCTTCACCACGGGCCGGACCGGCACCGTGTTCCAGCCGACGCTGAACTATTCCGACCCCAATCTGATCCAGTTGACCGATCCGCTGGGCTGGGGCGGCACGACACGTCAGGCGGGCTATTATAACGACCGCAAGGTCACCGACGAGATCAAGCAGTACCGCGTCGAGATCGAACGCGAAGTCGAGACCCCGATCGTCCACGCCATCCGCTTCGGCCTGAACTATACCGATCATGCCAAGTCGCTGGCCCCCAACGAGGCCTTCGTCACCCTGCCTGGCGGCGCGACCATCGCGCCCCTGCCGCAGCAATATCGCCAGACGCCGACCGACCTGACCTATCTGGGTCTGGGACCGATGCTCAGCTACGACCCGCGCGCGTTGCTGGCGGGTGGCGTCTATACGCTGACGCCCAACACCAGCCCGGACGTGCCCGCCAAGGCGTACACCACGACCGAGCATCTGATGACCGCCTATCTCCAGGCCGATCTGCGCGCGCAGATCGGCGCGGCGGAGCTGACCGGCAATATCGGCGTGCAGGCGGTCGGCACCGAGCAGAAGTCGCGCGGGCTGGTCTATAACGGCACCGGCTTCAACACGATCGTCCAGGGCGACGATTACTGGGATATCCTGCCCAGCGCCAATCTGTCGCTTCGCCTGCCCAGCGACTGGGTGTTCCGCGTCGCGGCGGCGCGTCAGATGATGCGCCCGCGCTTCGACGACATGCGCGTCGCACTCTCCTATGGCTTCGACACGGCGCAGGGGATCATCTCGGGCAATGGCGGCAATCCGTTCCTCCGCCCGATCCGCTCCAATTCCTACGACGTGACGATCGAGAAATATTTCGGCACGCGCGGCTATCTGGCGGCGCAGGGCTTCTACAAGGATCTCAAGAGCTTCGTTTACAATCTTGAGCAGCCTTACGACTATACCGGCCTGCCCCTTCCCGCGTCGCTGCCGGTCGGCATTCCGCTTCAGGGCCGGATCACCCGTCCGATCAACGGGACCGGCGGCACGATCTACGGCGTCGAACTGGCGGGCACCTTGCCGCTGGGTCAGGTGGTCGGTTTCCTCGACGGCTTCGGCCTGACGGGCGGCGGGTCGTACACCAAGACCGAGATCACCCCGACCCCCGGCGGCGAGCCCGAGGATATTCCCGGCTATTCGCGCTGGGTGGCGAACGGCACCGCCTTTTTCGAGAAGTGGGGCCTGAACATCCGTGGATCGGTCCGGTATCGCTCGACCTTCGTGGGTGAGTTGTCAGGCTTCGGCGCCAACCGCGTCCGCCGCCGCGCGATCGACGAGACGATCGTCGATGGCCAGATCGGCTATGACTTCCAGGACGGCACGTTCAAGGGCCTGTCGCTGTTCGTGCAGGGCCAGAACCTGACCGACACGCCGTTCGTCACGACCAATGGCGGACAGCGCGATCAGGTGATCGACTATCAGAGCTATGGCCGCCGGTTCCTCGCCGGGTTTACCTATCGCTTCTGA
- a CDS encoding LacI family DNA-binding transcriptional regulator: protein MVGQRKPTSFDIAQMAGVSQPTVSRALRGSPSVSAATRARIEAIAKTLNYTVDRAASNLRSGQTRTLALLLFRDPSPGRTLINPFFLGMLGSIMESCAEVGYDLLVSFQNPTSNWQADYEDSHRADGLILLGYGDYADYREQLDQLVARGTHFVRWGSVAPGQPGLTIGCDNHAGALAATRHLVAQGRKRIAFLGDATDHYPEFHDRYRGYCDALAEADLPCDPALQVGAISSEEEGERAARELLARGRPFDAIMAASDLIALAAMRVLAEAGLRVPDDVSLVGFDDIPAASFAHPPLSTVVQDAAAAGRLLVRALLAEISGKPRTPTLLPATLVVRGSSIRP from the coding sequence TTGGTCGGCCAGCGAAAGCCCACATCGTTCGATATCGCGCAAATGGCGGGCGTGTCGCAGCCTACGGTCAGCCGTGCGCTTCGAGGAAGTCCTTCGGTCAGCGCCGCCACCCGCGCGCGGATCGAGGCGATCGCCAAGACGCTGAACTATACGGTCGACCGCGCCGCCTCGAACCTGCGGAGCGGGCAGACGCGGACGCTGGCGCTGCTGCTGTTTCGCGATCCTTCGCCGGGGCGGACGCTGATAAACCCCTTTTTCCTCGGGATGCTGGGCTCGATCATGGAGAGTTGCGCGGAGGTCGGATACGACCTGCTCGTTTCTTTCCAGAACCCGACCAGCAACTGGCAGGCCGATTATGAAGACAGCCACCGCGCCGACGGGCTGATCCTGCTCGGTTATGGGGACTATGCCGATTATCGCGAGCAGCTCGATCAATTGGTCGCGCGCGGCACCCATTTCGTGCGCTGGGGCTCGGTCGCGCCGGGCCAGCCGGGGCTGACCATCGGATGCGACAATCATGCGGGCGCGCTGGCGGCGACACGGCATCTGGTGGCGCAGGGGCGCAAGCGGATCGCGTTCCTGGGCGATGCGACCGACCATTATCCCGAATTCCATGACCGTTATCGCGGCTATTGCGATGCGCTGGCCGAGGCGGATTTGCCCTGCGATCCCGCGCTTCAGGTCGGCGCGATCTCCAGCGAGGAAGAGGGCGAACGCGCCGCGCGCGAATTGCTGGCGCGGGGGCGGCCCTTCGACGCGATCATGGCGGCAAGCGACCTGATCGCCCTGGCGGCGATGCGCGTGCTGGCGGAGGCGGGGCTGCGGGTGCCCGACGATGTTTCGCTGGTCGGGTTCGACGATATCCCGGCGGCCAGCTTCGCGCATCCGCCGCTCAGCACGGTGGTACAGGATGCGGCGGCGGCGGGGCGGCTGCTGGTCCGCGCGCTGCTCGCCGAGATTTCGGGCAAGCCCCGGACGCCGACCCTGCTGCCCGCCACGCTGGTCGTGCGCGGGTCCAGCATCCGGCCATAA
- a CDS encoding MFS transporter: MEKPRQGFWGLWNTSFGFFGIQIGFALQNANVSRIFQSLGTAEKDLAFLWIAAPLTGLLVQPVIGHYSDRTWGRFGRRRPYFLAGAVLATLALMGMPNAGGLLGAAMLLWLLDASLNVSMEPFRAFVGDMLPSRQRTAGYAFQTGFIGAGAVLGSLAPMVLTDVFHVANVAGPGEVPPSVRYGFYIGAAALFGAVLWTVLTTREYSPEQIAAFAESDEGQVAHSDAVPSDRIGTAPLWIVAGALVVAGVGLLGLDKPVYLLGGGLIAFGLARILSAALVRSGRGANALSQILADLAAMPATMKRLALVQFFTWSALFIMWIYTTPIVAARVFHTTDASSAAFNEGANWVGVLFAVYSGVATLWAFALPWLARAIGRRNTHVVGLLCGAAGFASFLMIRDAWWLLGAMVFVGIAWASILTMPYAILSAALPAEKLGIYMGLFNIFIVLPQLIVSSIMGAVVSHFFPGDLVWAMAIAAGVMGLAALAMLRVAKDA; the protein is encoded by the coding sequence ATGGAGAAGCCGCGTCAGGGCTTTTGGGGGCTGTGGAACACGTCGTTCGGCTTTTTCGGAATCCAGATCGGCTTTGCCCTGCAAAACGCCAATGTCAGCCGCATCTTCCAGTCGCTGGGCACCGCCGAGAAGGACCTGGCGTTCCTGTGGATCGCCGCGCCGCTGACCGGGCTGCTCGTCCAGCCGGTGATCGGCCATTATAGCGACAGGACATGGGGCCGGTTCGGGCGGCGGCGGCCCTATTTCCTCGCGGGCGCGGTTCTGGCGACGCTGGCGTTGATGGGGATGCCCAATGCGGGCGGGCTGCTGGGCGCCGCGATGCTGCTCTGGCTGCTCGACGCCTCGCTCAACGTGTCGATGGAGCCGTTTCGCGCCTTTGTCGGCGACATGCTCCCCAGCCGCCAGCGGACGGCGGGCTATGCCTTCCAGACCGGGTTCATCGGGGCGGGCGCAGTGCTGGGATCGCTCGCACCGATGGTGCTGACCGATGTCTTCCACGTCGCCAATGTCGCGGGGCCGGGCGAGGTGCCGCCGTCGGTGCGCTATGGCTTCTATATCGGGGCGGCGGCCTTGTTCGGCGCGGTGCTCTGGACCGTGCTCACCACCCGCGAATATTCGCCCGAGCAGATCGCGGCCTTTGCCGAGAGCGACGAGGGGCAGGTGGCGCATAGCGATGCCGTGCCGTCCGACCGGATCGGCACCGCGCCGCTCTGGATCGTCGCGGGCGCGTTGGTCGTCGCGGGCGTCGGGCTGCTGGGGCTCGACAAGCCGGTCTATCTGCTGGGTGGCGGGTTGATCGCCTTCGGTCTGGCGCGGATTCTCAGTGCGGCGCTGGTGCGGAGTGGGCGAGGGGCCAATGCGCTCAGCCAGATCCTGGCCGATCTGGCGGCGATGCCCGCGACGATGAAGCGGCTGGCGCTCGTGCAGTTCTTCACCTGGTCGGCGCTGTTCATCATGTGGATATACACCACGCCGATCGTCGCGGCGCGGGTCTTCCATACCACCGACGCCTCCAGCGCGGCCTTCAACGAGGGGGCCAATTGGGTCGGCGTGCTGTTCGCGGTGTACAGCGGTGTGGCCACGCTCTGGGCCTTCGCACTGCCATGGCTGGCGCGGGCGATCGGGCGGCGGAACACGCATGTCGTCGGCCTGCTGTGCGGCGCGGCAGGGTTCGCGTCGTTCCTGATGATCCGGGACGCCTGGTGGCTGTTGGGGGCGATGGTGTTCGTCGGCATCGCCTGGGCCTCGATCCTGACCATGCCCTATGCGATCCTGTCGGCGGCGCTTCCGGCTGAGAAGCTGGGCATTTACATGGGGTTGTTCAACATCTTCATCGTGCTGCCGCAACTGATCGTGTCGTCCATCATGGGGGCGGTGGTCAGCCATTTCTTCCCCGGCGATCTGGTATGGGCGATGGCGATTGCGGCGGGGGTGATGGGACTGGCGGCGCTGGCGATGCTGAGGGTGGCAAAGGACGCCTGA
- a CDS encoding HAMP domain-containing sensor histidine kinase: MALLLAIALFVAQAINFALLLHERRTLLLEQTSGPAIARLTDAIDRAANGRPPAPDRGRVRMSRNNPIRPNLPGVPAVEALVREGLAESGHPVLRVVTGIRPFRPEDFDWPRRRVDRRRPPAQELLIAVERKTGGWLVTRSFWPNDGMYLVWRLIAQTLILYGVILLPVLWIGRRISRPLRDLTRAAERFDPREPGEPIPEQGPLDVSGLIAAFNALRLRIRAMLEEKDRMLGAIGHDLRTPLAALRVRIESVEDEQDRLRMADTIAEMNKTLEDILSLARAGRPSEAETDVDLNALVDAVVADFLDLGQDVTFEEGGRLRLKLRPTLMRRAVRNLIENAVKYGHSADVRIDAQADHVAIIVADQGPGIAADQLEAVFDPFIRLESSRNRDTGGIGLGLALARSIVREAGGDIRLSNRPEGGLAATITLPR; this comes from the coding sequence ATGGCGCTGCTGCTCGCCATCGCGCTGTTCGTGGCGCAGGCGATCAACTTCGCGCTACTGTTGCACGAGCGGAGGACGTTGCTGCTGGAACAGACATCGGGCCCCGCCATTGCGCGGCTGACCGATGCGATCGACCGCGCCGCCAATGGCCGCCCGCCCGCCCCCGATCGCGGCCGGGTGCGGATGTCGCGCAACAATCCGATCCGCCCCAACCTGCCGGGCGTGCCCGCGGTAGAGGCGCTGGTGCGCGAGGGACTGGCAGAATCGGGGCATCCGGTGCTGCGCGTCGTCACCGGCATCCGCCCGTTCCGCCCGGAGGATTTCGACTGGCCCCGCCGCCGTGTCGACCGGCGGCGTCCTCCGGCACAGGAACTGCTGATCGCCGTCGAGCGCAAGACCGGCGGCTGGCTGGTCACGCGCTCCTTCTGGCCCAATGACGGGATGTATCTGGTCTGGCGGCTGATCGCGCAGACCCTGATCCTGTACGGCGTCATCCTGCTGCCCGTGCTGTGGATCGGACGGCGCATTTCGCGCCCCTTGCGCGACCTGACCCGCGCGGCGGAGCGTTTCGACCCGCGCGAGCCCGGCGAACCCATTCCCGAACAGGGGCCGCTCGACGTCTCCGGCCTGATCGCGGCGTTCAACGCGCTGCGGCTGCGGATCCGGGCGATGCTGGAGGAAAAGGACCGGATGCTGGGCGCGATCGGGCATGACCTGCGAACGCCGCTGGCCGCCTTGCGGGTCCGCATCGAGTCGGTCGAGGACGAACAGGACCGGCTGCGCATGGCCGACACCATCGCCGAGATGAACAAGACGCTGGAGGACATCCTCTCGTTGGCGCGCGCGGGGCGTCCGAGCGAGGCGGAGACCGATGTCGACCTGAACGCGCTGGTCGATGCGGTCGTCGCCGATTTCCTGGACCTGGGACAGGACGTGACCTTCGAGGAAGGCGGGCGGCTCCGGCTGAAGCTGCGCCCCACGCTGATGCGGCGCGCGGTCCGCAACCTGATCGAGAATGCGGTAAAATATGGTCATTCCGCCGATGTGCGGATCGATGCGCAGGCCGATCATGTCGCGATCATCGTCGCCGACCAGGGCCCCGGCATCGCCGCCGATCAGTTGGAGGCGGTGTTCGATCCCTTCATCCGCCTGGAAAGCTCACGCAACCGGGATACGGGCGGCATCGGACTGGGCCTCGCACTAGCCCGCTCGATCGTGCGCGAGGCGGGCGGGGATATCCGCCTCTCCAACCGGCCAGAAGGCGGGCTGGCCGCAACGATCACGCTGCCGAGATAA
- a CDS encoding response regulator, protein MSDTPHLLLVDDERSIREPLAVYLTKQGFRVTQAGDAASARTRLAAYAIDLVILDIMMPGEDGLSLCRHIAATSEVPVILLTARAEETDRIVGLEMGADDYVVKPFSPRELATRAKVVLRRTQAGGARLHAPDSGSYAFAGWVLKSGERSLVDREGVSVMLSTGEYNLLLALVSRPRQVLTRDQLLDLTQGREAAAFDRAIDNQVSRLRRKIEADPKSPEIIKTVWGGGYTLAAEVTRL, encoded by the coding sequence ATGTCCGACACGCCGCACCTGCTGCTCGTCGATGACGAGCGTTCCATCCGCGAGCCGCTCGCCGTCTATCTGACCAAACAGGGGTTCCGCGTGACCCAGGCGGGCGATGCCGCCTCGGCGCGCACCCGGCTCGCGGCCTATGCCATCGACCTGGTCATCCTCGACATCATGATGCCGGGCGAGGACGGGCTGAGCCTTTGCCGCCATATCGCGGCGACCAGCGAGGTGCCGGTCATCCTGCTGACCGCCCGCGCCGAGGAGACGGACCGGATCGTCGGACTGGAAATGGGCGCGGACGACTATGTCGTGAAGCCCTTTTCCCCGCGCGAACTGGCGACCCGGGCCAAGGTCGTGCTGCGCCGGACCCAGGCGGGCGGCGCGCGGCTCCATGCGCCGGACAGCGGCTCCTACGCCTTTGCGGGCTGGGTGCTGAAATCGGGCGAGCGGTCGCTGGTCGATCGCGAGGGCGTGTCGGTGATGCTGTCGACCGGCGAATATAATCTGCTGCTCGCGCTGGTCAGCCGTCCTCGCCAGGTGCTGACCCGCGACCAGTTGCTCGACCTGACCCAGGGGCGCGAGGCCGCCGCCTTCGACCGCGCGATCGACAATCAGGTCAGCCGCCTGCGCCGCAAGATCGAGGCGGACCCCAAATCGCCCGAGATCATCAAGACGGTCTGGGGCGGCGGCTATACGCTGGCCGCCGAGGTGACGCGCCTGTGA
- a CDS encoding EF-hand domain-containing protein produces the protein MRKTLIGLSLTTLLTATAAQAQTSAPPPPPGRMGGGLMGMRPDASGNITRAAAIAAADQRFAAMDANHDGTVTPDEMRAYREQRRAEWQERRQGGGDRPGRRAPQPITADAFRARAVAVFDRLDINHDGKIDVAERAAAPRFGGRRHGGMAPGAQPAPQQDD, from the coding sequence ATGCGAAAGACCCTGATCGGCCTTTCCCTCACCACCCTGCTGACCGCCACCGCCGCGCAGGCCCAGACCTCGGCCCCTCCCCCGCCGCCCGGCCGGATGGGTGGTGGCCTGATGGGTATGCGGCCCGACGCCTCGGGCAATATCACCCGCGCCGCCGCCATTGCCGCCGCCGACCAGCGCTTCGCCGCGATGGACGCCAATCACGACGGCACCGTGACCCCGGACGAAATGCGCGCCTATCGCGAGCAGCGTCGTGCCGAGTGGCAGGAGCGTCGCCAGGGCGGCGGTGACCGCCCCGGCCGTCGCGCCCCGCAACCCATCACCGCCGACGCCTTCCGCGCCCGCGCCGTGGCGGTGTTCGATCGTCTCGACATCAATCATGACGGCAAGATCGACGTGGCCGAACGCGCCGCCGCCCCCCGGTTCGGTGGCCGCCGCCATGGCGGCATGGCCCCCGGAGCTCAGCCTGCCCCCCAGCAGGACGACTGA
- a CDS encoding TetR/AcrR family transcriptional regulator translates to MAATSVEEEQSTERYRQKRDAILAAAAQAINEQSAKGMTFADVAQRVGLNTTSVTYYFRRKDELAAAAFEHTLDRLLEMLTLAAEAPTPQARVARYLSINMARLARIERGEEAPFAVLSDLRAMEEPIRGRLMAGWQKVFRATRSLWGPAPSRAHTDLHGARAHVLLENTFWLPIWLVRYELDQFPRVEERLLDVLTHGIAAKGSTWSPAMLDLDARMAQRTEPGREAFLLAATRLINQLGYRGASVQRIASELNVTKGSFYHHLDAKDDLVAACYRRSFDTITAAQQLADAAGSSHWHRLSSAIATLLDVQFAERGPLLRTTALASLPGDVRAQMVERSNGIARRYAGTIMDGVAEGSMRAVDALIAAQALMAIQNAAFDMRKWAGTMERPHAIALYASTILYGMFDDRFLD, encoded by the coding sequence ATGGCGGCAACGTCCGTCGAGGAAGAGCAGAGTACCGAACGCTATCGACAGAAGCGTGACGCCATCCTGGCGGCGGCGGCGCAAGCGATCAACGAACAATCGGCCAAGGGCATGACCTTCGCCGATGTCGCGCAGCGCGTCGGGCTGAACACCACCAGCGTCACCTATTATTTCCGTCGCAAGGACGAACTGGCGGCGGCGGCGTTCGAGCATACGCTGGACCGGCTGCTCGAAATGCTGACGCTCGCTGCCGAGGCACCCACGCCGCAGGCCCGCGTCGCGCGCTATCTGTCGATCAACATGGCCCGGCTCGCCCGGATCGAACGAGGCGAGGAGGCGCCCTTCGCCGTCCTGTCCGACCTTCGCGCCATGGAGGAGCCGATCCGGGGGCGCCTGATGGCCGGGTGGCAGAAGGTATTCCGCGCCACGCGCAGCCTGTGGGGTCCGGCCCCCAGCCGCGCGCATACCGACCTGCACGGCGCGCGGGCGCATGTTCTGCTGGAAAACACCTTTTGGCTGCCGATCTGGCTGGTCCGGTATGAACTGGACCAGTTTCCCCGCGTCGAGGAACGGCTGCTCGACGTGTTGACCCATGGCATCGCGGCGAAGGGATCGACCTGGTCCCCCGCCATGCTCGACCTCGACGCGCGGATGGCGCAGCGGACCGAGCCGGGGCGCGAGGCGTTTCTGCTGGCCGCGACCCGGCTGATCAACCAGCTCGGCTATCGCGGCGCCAGCGTGCAGCGGATCGCCAGCGAGCTGAACGTTACCAAGGGCAGCTTCTATCACCATCTCGACGCCAAGGACGATCTGGTCGCCGCCTGTTACCGCCGCAGCTTCGACACGATCACCGCCGCGCAGCAACTGGCCGATGCGGCCGGGAGCAGCCATTGGCACCGGCTGTCCAGCGCGATCGCGACCCTGCTGGACGTCCAGTTCGCCGAACGCGGGCCGTTGCTCCGCACCACCGCGCTCGCCAGCCTGCCGGGCGACGTGCGCGCGCAAATGGTCGAGCGCTCCAACGGGATCGCGCGGCGCTATGCGGGCACGATCATGGACGGCGTGGCGGAAGGGTCGATGCGCGCGGTCGATGCGCTGATCGCGGCCCAGGCGCTGATGGCGATCCAGAACGCGGCCTTCGACATGCGCAAATGGGCGGGCACGATGGAGCGCCCCCACGCCATCGCACTCTATGCCTCGACCATCCTCTACGGCATGTTCGACGATCGATTTCTCGATTGA
- a CDS encoding PAS domain-containing methyl-accepting chemotaxis protein, whose product MMFRSIDRAHLLVVFDTDGVIQWANDNFLQVFGHTATELAGRPHAMLCPADIAASADHEQFWSDLRRGLTHSGAYRRMGRQGRSIWLEARYLPILDADGTVTQVLKIATDITGHCLTDGEAHSKLAAIDLSQAVVEFDLKGRVLAANDIFLSLIGYSRAATIGVHHSRFCSADHVRSPAYARFWADLAAGRFIAGRFERRRADGTALWLQATYTPILDAEGVPYKIVKFATDMTDRVRLEAEASERLDQAERFRLMAEDRQTALETMLRDMEGLVDSIAAIAGQTNMLALNASIEAARAGPAGRGFGIVAAEVKKLAEDTRSATQSVREMLRR is encoded by the coding sequence ATGATGTTTCGGTCGATCGACCGAGCGCATCTACTGGTGGTGTTCGATACCGATGGCGTCATTCAATGGGCCAATGACAATTTCCTTCAGGTCTTTGGTCATACCGCTACCGAATTGGCAGGGCGGCCCCATGCGATGCTGTGTCCCGCCGATATCGCCGCGTCAGCGGACCATGAACAATTCTGGTCCGATCTGCGCCGGGGCCTGACCCATAGCGGGGCCTATCGCCGGATGGGGCGGCAGGGGCGGTCGATCTGGCTGGAGGCACGCTATCTGCCCATCCTGGATGCGGACGGGACCGTCACCCAGGTCCTCAAGATCGCGACCGATATCACCGGGCATTGCCTGACCGATGGGGAGGCGCATAGCAAACTCGCTGCGATCGACCTGTCGCAGGCGGTGGTGGAATTCGATCTGAAGGGCCGTGTGCTGGCCGCGAACGACATCTTCCTGTCGCTGATCGGATACTCGCGCGCGGCGACGATCGGCGTGCATCACAGCCGCTTTTGCAGTGCCGACCATGTCCGCTCGCCCGCCTATGCGCGCTTCTGGGCCGATCTGGCGGCGGGGCGGTTCATCGCCGGGCGGTTCGAGCGGCGGCGCGCCGATGGGACGGCCCTTTGGCTTCAGGCCACCTACACCCCGATCCTCGACGCCGAGGGCGTGCCGTACAAGATCGTGAAGTTCGCGACCGACATGACCGACCGGGTCCGGCTGGAGGCGGAGGCGAGCGAGCGGCTGGATCAGGCCGAGCGGTTTCGCCTGATGGCGGAGGATCGCCAGACCGCGCTGGAGACCATGCTTCGCGACATGGAGGGCCTCGTCGACAGCATCGCCGCCATCGCCGGACAGACCAACATGCTGGCCCTGAACGCGAGCATCGAGGCGGCGAGGGCGGGCCCCGCCGGGCGCGGCTTCGGCATCGTCGCCGCCGAGGTCAAGAAGCTGGCCGAGGATACCCGCAGCGCCACTCAGTCGGTGCGCGAGATGCTGCGCCGTTAA